In the genome of Salmo trutta chromosome 18, fSalTru1.1, whole genome shotgun sequence, one region contains:
- the LOC115152821 gene encoding ankyrin repeat domain-containing protein 1 → MGLNSVEKLVTGKRCEGKGAGKHLSGAFSKSVYEAAVNQEKQDARRSHKDLIPEENENNTQEEITVVILNTDKSGRVKIETVDDLFNILKLRKRRRERKVQNKKEPEPEIIPDTVDEDTFLKAAMENKLLVIEKYLSGGGDPNVSDHFLRTALHKASSKGHVEAVKRLLEAGASIEKKDRSDATAVHWACRGGSLPTLELLLNEGGRFNSRDKLRSTPLHVAVRTGHYECAEHLIHCGADINAKDRDGDTPMHDAVRINRFKMIRLLMMYGASLKTKNSEGKSPRENLLAWQNGAKYILCNVNNDKSVK, encoded by the exons ATGGGACTGAATAGCGTTGAAAAGCTG GTCACTGGTAAGAGGTGTGAGGGAAAGGGGGCAGGCAAGCACCTGTCAGGGGCGTTTTCAAAGAGTGTGTACGAGGCAGCCGTCAACCAGGAGAAACAGGATGCCCGGAGGTCACACAAAGACCTCATCCCAGAGGAGAATGAGAACAACACTCAGGAGGAGATCACAGTTGTCATTCTCAAT ACAGACAAATCAGGCCGGGTGAAGATAGAGACCGTGGATGACCTTTTCAACATCTTGaaactgaggaagaggaggagggagaggaaggtgcAGAACAAGAAAGAACCTGAGCCAGAGATCATT CCCGACACAGTGGATGAAGACACGTTCCTGAAAGCAGCAATGGAGAATAAGTTGCTTGTGATTGAGAAGTACCTGTCAGGTGGAGGTGACCCCAACGTCAGTGATCAT TTCCTAAGGACAGCACTACACAAAGCCTCATCTAAGGGCCATGTGGAGGCTGTGAAGAGACTGCTGGAGGCTGGGGCTTCTATTGAGAAGAAAGATAGA TCGGACGCCACAGCAGTACACTGGGCCTGCAGGGGAGGCAGCCTGCCTACTCTGGAGCTGCTACTCAATGAAGGAGGGAGGTTCAACTCCAGAGACAAG CTGCGCAGCACTCCTCTCCACGTGGCAGTGAGGACTGGACATTATGAATGTGCTGAGCACCTCATCCATTGTGGAGCAGACATCAACGCTAAAGACAGA GATGGAGACACACCCATGCACGATGCTGTGAGGATAAACCGATTCAAAATGATCAGGCTGCTGATGATGTATGGAGCCAGTCTTAAAACTAAGAACAGC GAAGGCAAGTCCCCTAGAGAGAATCTTCTGGCTTGGCAGAATGGCGCTAAATACATCCTGTGTAACGTCAACAATGACAAATCTGTCAAGTAG